A genomic segment from Thermincola ferriacetica encodes:
- the pylC gene encoding 3-methylornithine--L-lysine ligase PylC yields the protein MRVAIIGGKLQGVEAAYLAQKAGWEVILIDKDKTVPAARLCDSFRCLDVTRQDELVKVLNKCELIIPAFENKEALASLLLSSQLTGIPMLYDDGAYSISSSKIRSNSLFADLGVPAPVPWPKCGFPVIVKPSDASGSEGVLKIRNQSELNLQKTLLKQNHPWVIEEYLEGPSYSIEVIGFAGQYKAMQVTELQMDGNYDCKRVLAPARLERGLKKQFVETALKIARNLQLNGIMDVEAILHKGQLKVIEIDARLPSQTPTVVYKSTGLNMLQIIGEAFAKGQPWKAFEIEDNRGVVYEHINVFPYRMEISGEHIMAGAENLQLYNGLFGADEVITDYIPGKKHWVATLIVTGKNRQEAWNKRCQVIQRIREEMGISSYLDTSPYEKSLSELRSM from the coding sequence ATGCGGGTAGCAATTATAGGAGGTAAATTACAGGGAGTCGAAGCCGCGTACCTGGCCCAAAAGGCCGGATGGGAAGTTATTTTGATTGATAAGGACAAAACAGTTCCTGCTGCGCGGCTGTGTGATTCGTTTCGATGTCTTGATGTCACGAGACAGGACGAACTGGTCAAGGTTTTAAATAAATGTGAACTTATAATTCCCGCCTTCGAAAACAAAGAAGCTCTGGCCAGTCTTCTTTTGTCCAGTCAATTAACAGGTATCCCTATGCTTTACGATGACGGCGCTTATAGTATTTCTTCGTCTAAGATCCGGTCGAATAGTCTTTTTGCCGATTTGGGCGTGCCGGCGCCTGTACCATGGCCGAAATGCGGATTTCCCGTAATAGTTAAACCTTCCGATGCCAGCGGCAGTGAGGGAGTACTGAAAATACGCAACCAGTCTGAACTTAATCTGCAGAAAACGTTGTTAAAGCAAAACCACCCATGGGTAATTGAAGAGTATCTGGAAGGACCTTCTTATTCCATTGAGGTAATAGGATTTGCAGGTCAATATAAGGCAATGCAGGTTACAGAACTACAAATGGATGGCAATTACGATTGTAAAAGAGTTCTGGCGCCTGCCCGACTTGAAAGGGGTCTAAAAAAACAATTTGTAGAAACGGCGCTAAAAATTGCCCGGAACTTGCAGTTAAACGGCATTATGGATGTGGAAGCCATTTTACACAAAGGTCAACTGAAGGTAATCGAAATTGATGCCCGGTTACCTAGCCAAACGCCCACGGTTGTATATAAATCAACCGGTCTAAACATGCTGCAGATTATCGGGGAGGCTTTTGCCAAAGGACAGCCATGGAAAGCTTTTGAGATTGAGGACAATCGGGGAGTGGTTTACGAGCATATTAACGTTTTTCCATACCGTATGGAAATTTCAGGCGAACATATCATGGCCGGCGCCGAAAACCTTCAATTATATAATGGATTATTTGGCGCCGATGAAGTGATTACTGATTATATTCCCGGTAAAAAACACTGGGTGGCAACTCTAATCGTTACCGGAAAAAACAGACAGGAAGCCTGGAACAAACGGTGCCAGGTAATCCAGCGCATTAGGGAAGAAATGGGTATCAGCAGCTACCTAGATACGTCGCCTTATGAGAAAAGTTTATCTGAATTAAGGAGTATGTAA
- the pylD gene encoding 3-methylornithyl-N6-L-lysine dehydrogenase PylD, with translation MTRLKTEDICHIEASLEKYNRDLIAKTGATLGQIAAYAAETREEKVCRNFKVAVIPLTCGRGIIEGFTQTIASITGFLGFNSFVTKNTDAGGVAEAVEKGAEILMMADDDKFVAINRVTGRVSDNGEATGRGYAAALDLMTGGLRNRNVLILGAGPVGKGAALALARLGAKISVYDIEPGCSNRLAEEVREKTGITVRTEEKLDRALLVNKIIYDATPTPSFIHKKHITPDTFIAAPGIPLGVDGEALPEVADRLLHDPLEIGVATMIYDVCKQA, from the coding sequence ATGACAAGGCTGAAAACAGAAGACATTTGTCACATTGAGGCATCATTGGAGAAATATAACAGGGACTTAATTGCCAAAACGGGTGCCACTTTGGGACAGATAGCCGCCTATGCGGCAGAAACCAGAGAAGAAAAGGTTTGCCGTAATTTTAAGGTGGCCGTCATACCCCTTACCTGTGGGCGGGGAATAATAGAAGGTTTCACGCAAACTATTGCCAGTATAACCGGTTTTTTGGGCTTTAACTCTTTTGTTACTAAAAATACCGATGCCGGGGGAGTGGCTGAAGCGGTGGAAAAAGGCGCCGAAATCTTAATGATGGCCGATGACGACAAGTTCGTGGCAATTAACCGCGTTACAGGGCGAGTATCTGATAACGGAGAAGCCACCGGCAGGGGATATGCCGCTGCCCTTGATTTGATGACCGGCGGCCTGAGAAACAGAAATGTCCTCATTTTGGGCGCCGGTCCCGTTGGAAAGGGAGCCGCTTTAGCTCTGGCCAGGCTGGGGGCCAAAATATCGGTATATGATATTGAACCAGGGTGCAGTAACAGACTTGCAGAAGAAGTACGCGAAAAGACAGGTATCACGGTAAGAACAGAAGAGAAACTTGATAGGGCTTTGCTGGTCAATAAAATTATTTACGATGCTACTCCCACACCAAGTTTCATTCATAAAAAGCACATAACCCCGGACACTTTTATTGCCGCACCCGGTATACCGTTGGGGGTTGACGGTGAAGCGCTTCCGGAGGTAGCCGACCGACTGCTCCACGATCCCCTAGAAATAGGGGTAGCTACTATGATTTATGACGTATGTAAACAGG